One genomic window of Candidatus Neomarinimicrobiota bacterium includes the following:
- a CDS encoding TonB-dependent receptor has translation MNRHSNRRIKFTHTKRASISILVFLLYSSMLCAQPLTQTIKGKVLDQDTQEPLIGANVIVLGIEPVRGATTDHNGLFWIDRIPVGRYDLKTSYIGFEPQVLPEILVSSAKEVVVTFQLVQSIIETEQVIVEGASSKEIPQNSMAVVSARTFTVEEARRYAGGMDDPARLASSFAGVSTGAAQDNAIVVRGNAAKGLLWQVEGVRVPSPNHFPDINVAGGGFVSVLSSHVLGNSDFYTGAFPAEYGNALAGVFDMKLREGNTETTEYTFQAGVLGLDAAAEGPIPGTENASYLFNYRYSTFALIKDFIPSEQIPEYTDYTYKLVIPTQKYGKFSIWGLGSNDINIEPEKADSSLWTVPWDRISYDLEMGMNVLGLTHKYLATQNTYIKTSVIRTEQHSTMNMYRLNDELILQDNYLAENTSGTVTLSSYLNTRFSRKHANRTGVIFDRLNFHFDQQAALNNTLPLTRLVDQNDVANLTQVYSQSRFGLSPKLELNTGIHLQHFSVNDEITIEPRLGLTWKIDPIRSLSLGYGDHSQMEELRIYFVEQPTNGQATQPNKNLGLSKAHHLILAYQQKLSMNTIIKLEPYLQFAYNVPVIQDSSFSMLNFAQDLSFNSPLVNDGLGHNYGLDITLERYLINNMYFLVTASIFESKYTGGDGIERETRYATKYVVNGLIGKEYMLGRTRENILGLNVKLKVAGGARRSPANIAKTIAAQEVISDESRAFEEQDASKAMLDISITYRKNKARYSSVWALQLMNALGSPTDSYYEFDYELDKVQLVEEMIVVPSLSYKIEF, from the coding sequence ATGAACAGACATTCAAACAGACGAATAAAATTCACGCACACCAAAAGAGCTTCCATTTCCATACTGGTTTTCCTGCTTTACTCAAGCATGCTATGTGCTCAACCTCTCACTCAAACAATAAAGGGGAAAGTCTTAGACCAGGATACTCAAGAACCATTGATTGGGGCAAATGTGATTGTTCTCGGGATAGAGCCTGTGAGAGGGGCGACTACTGATCACAATGGACTTTTCTGGATAGATAGAATTCCCGTGGGCCGATATGATCTAAAAACCAGCTATATCGGTTTTGAGCCCCAGGTCTTGCCAGAAATATTGGTAAGTTCGGCCAAAGAGGTGGTTGTAACCTTTCAACTGGTCCAATCTATCATAGAAACCGAGCAGGTTATCGTTGAAGGTGCCAGCAGCAAGGAGATCCCTCAAAACTCAATGGCCGTCGTGAGCGCCAGGACCTTTACTGTTGAGGAGGCACGCAGATATGCCGGAGGGATGGATGATCCTGCCCGTTTGGCCTCGTCTTTTGCAGGTGTTTCAACGGGAGCTGCCCAGGATAATGCCATCGTTGTTAGGGGAAACGCTGCCAAGGGGTTGTTGTGGCAGGTAGAGGGTGTTCGAGTTCCCAGTCCCAATCATTTTCCTGATATCAATGTAGCCGGTGGCGGCTTTGTTTCTGTCTTGAGCAGTCATGTTCTGGGTAATTCAGATTTTTATACGGGAGCATTTCCCGCAGAATATGGAAATGCACTGGCTGGTGTGTTTGACATGAAATTACGCGAAGGGAATACTGAAACAACTGAGTATACATTTCAAGCTGGAGTCCTGGGTTTAGATGCTGCCGCCGAGGGACCCATACCGGGCACTGAGAATGCATCCTACCTTTTCAATTATCGCTACTCGACTTTTGCTTTGATAAAGGACTTCATCCCTTCTGAACAGATTCCAGAATATACAGACTATACCTACAAGCTGGTCATCCCCACTCAAAAATATGGAAAATTTTCAATATGGGGTCTTGGCTCAAATGATATAAATATTGAACCTGAGAAGGCGGACTCAAGTTTATGGACGGTTCCATGGGATAGGATATCATATGATCTCGAAATGGGAATGAATGTTTTGGGTCTTACTCACAAGTATCTGGCAACACAAAACACATATATTAAAACAAGTGTTATCCGGACTGAACAGCACTCCACAATGAATATGTATCGTCTTAATGATGAATTGATCCTTCAAGATAATTATTTGGCGGAGAATACATCTGGGACCGTGACTTTATCTTCCTATCTCAATACGCGATTCAGTCGGAAGCACGCCAATCGCACCGGTGTGATTTTTGACAGATTGAACTTTCATTTTGACCAGCAAGCCGCTCTGAATAATACCTTGCCATTGACACGGCTGGTCGATCAAAACGATGTGGCTAACCTGACACAGGTATATTCTCAATCACGCTTTGGTCTAAGTCCAAAACTTGAACTAAATACAGGAATTCACCTGCAACATTTCAGTGTGAATGATGAGATTACAATTGAACCCAGACTGGGCTTGACCTGGAAAATTGATCCAATCCGCTCCCTGAGTCTAGGATATGGTGATCACAGCCAGATGGAAGAACTCCGCATCTATTTTGTTGAACAACCGACAAATGGCCAGGCCACCCAACCAAATAAAAATTTGGGATTGTCCAAAGCTCACCACCTCATTCTTGCATACCAACAGAAACTATCGATGAACACAATCATCAAACTCGAGCCATATCTTCAATTCGCCTATAATGTCCCGGTAATTCAGGACAGCTCATTTTCAATGTTGAATTTTGCACAGGATCTCAGCTTTAATAGTCCCCTGGTGAATGATGGACTTGGTCATAATTATGGTTTGGATATAACCCTGGAACGATATCTGATCAACAATATGTATTTTCTGGTAACTGCCTCAATTTTTGAATCCAAGTACACAGGAGGTGATGGAATAGAGCGGGAGACCCGATATGCTACGAAATATGTGGTGAATGGATTAATAGGGAAAGAGTATATGTTGGGTCGGACAAGGGAAAATATTCTAGGTCTAAATGTCAAATTGAAAGTAGCAGGAGGCGCTAGAAGATCACCCGCTAATATCGCAAAAACGATAGCTGCTCAAGAGGTAATTTCAGATGAATCACGTGCTTTTGAAGAACAGGATGCCAGCAAGGCAATGCTGGATATCAGTATCACATACCGCAAAAATAAAGCGAGGTATTCAAGTGTTTGGGCCTTACAACTGATGAACGCTCTCGGCAGTCCAACAGACTCATACTATGAGTTTGACTACGAATTGGATAAGGTGCAACTGGTTGAAGAGATGATCGTTGTTCCATCTCTCAGTTACAAGATAGAGTTTTAA
- a CDS encoding carboxypeptidase-like regulatory domain-containing protein gives MKRLLLALLVIAMPLMSASKGSIKGRVTDAKTGDPLAGVNVVIQKHGLGAATDLKGNYKIINVPEGVYTLKATMIGYTPETVKKVKVKGGKTSKVNFRLKTQKIKGQSVTVTATKPEIARGVTASKGKDTSAEVMGGSSSGKKPSKEDSEDPPPAESDRGTKPRPALPVESEATESLVEDPRYTTDELAPATIPSDMGVPSHPGDIKMSTPRPAPPQSGGLKAGFADDNQQFNYFLNFLNQYKSSVNSYAYDINERIHLLLEDKDGKSLPNVEIKIFDRKESRLLDEGKTYADGSYFFYPSEVAAKDKTFHVGYTVDDGYKTVEVKRNGPRTIIIQADQARDLQPRTPVDIVFILDTTGSMGEEIKRLIATIDLIHMNLSALSNQTLIRFGMVLYRDKDDKYRTQVVPLTSDIDVFRQALENVRAAGGGDTPEDLQAALHKAMRNVDWNQDGLRLGFVITDASAHLDYGQRYTYISAALEAKKKGIKLFTVGTGGLDIRGEYVLRQISQLTYAKYLFLTYGKETGENVGGVAGSVSHHTGSNYQTDKLEAIIMRLAKEEISNFTDDPLEMDEGYFEAEKVDHESREETLSKLFKEAISNLIDYSTLKIEDSRRLGVLPIHAKTEHSELSAEYFQEQVQLSVAQNNQFVLIARKDLQAVLEEQKLQLSGLLTEAQTTKIGELLGAELLLAGELYEKEAGYDLFLKLLRVETAEILAVTKIIIDKDLGL, from the coding sequence ATGAAACGTCTACTTCTAGCACTGCTAGTTATTGCCATGCCACTTATGTCAGCTTCCAAGGGCAGCATAAAGGGACGGGTAACCGATGCCAAGACCGGAGATCCACTTGCTGGAGTGAATGTGGTCATACAAAAGCATGGTCTGGGGGCCGCAACAGACCTAAAAGGCAATTATAAAATAATCAATGTTCCTGAGGGGGTTTACACCCTAAAGGCCACCATGATTGGCTATACCCCTGAAACCGTTAAAAAAGTGAAGGTAAAAGGCGGAAAAACAAGCAAGGTCAATTTCCGACTGAAGACGCAAAAGATAAAGGGACAATCGGTCACCGTCACAGCCACGAAACCAGAGATTGCCAGAGGTGTCACTGCATCAAAAGGAAAAGATACATCCGCAGAGGTTATGGGGGGCAGCTCATCTGGCAAAAAACCATCGAAAGAAGATAGTGAAGATCCCCCTCCAGCAGAGTCAGACAGGGGGACAAAACCTCGACCTGCACTACCTGTTGAAAGTGAGGCAACAGAGAGTCTTGTTGAAGACCCAAGATATACAACAGATGAATTGGCACCTGCGACAATTCCATCAGACATGGGTGTACCTTCACATCCAGGTGACATCAAGATGTCAACACCACGACCTGCCCCCCCGCAATCTGGAGGGCTGAAGGCAGGCTTTGCCGATGACAATCAGCAATTCAATTACTTCCTCAACTTTTTAAACCAGTACAAATCTTCTGTAAACAGTTATGCCTATGACATCAACGAGCGGATTCATTTGTTGTTGGAGGACAAGGATGGCAAGAGTCTGCCCAATGTTGAGATTAAGATTTTTGATCGCAAAGAGAGTCGACTTCTGGATGAGGGCAAAACCTATGCAGATGGTTCATATTTCTTTTACCCCTCTGAAGTGGCTGCCAAGGATAAAACCTTCCATGTCGGTTATACAGTTGACGATGGTTATAAGACGGTAGAGGTAAAACGCAATGGCCCCCGCACAATTATCATCCAGGCAGACCAGGCCCGGGATTTACAACCCAGGACACCAGTGGATATTGTATTTATCCTGGATACCACAGGCAGTATGGGTGAGGAAATCAAACGCCTCATTGCCACCATTGATTTGATACACATGAACCTCTCAGCACTTTCGAATCAAACCTTGATCCGCTTCGGCATGGTACTGTATCGAGATAAAGATGACAAGTATCGCACACAAGTCGTACCCCTTACTTCAGATATTGATGTGTTTCGCCAGGCTCTTGAAAATGTGAGAGCAGCTGGTGGTGGTGATACGCCAGAAGATTTGCAAGCCGCACTACATAAGGCCATGCGGAATGTGGACTGGAACCAGGATGGGTTACGTTTAGGCTTTGTCATTACCGATGCTTCAGCTCACCTGGACTATGGTCAGAGGTACACCTATATCTCCGCTGCCCTGGAAGCCAAAAAGAAGGGCATCAAATTATTCACAGTGGGAACCGGTGGCCTGGATATTCGTGGAGAGTATGTATTGCGACAAATTTCACAACTCACTTATGCCAAATACTTGTTCTTAACCTACGGTAAAGAGACGGGTGAAAACGTGGGTGGTGTAGCAGGCAGCGTGAGTCATCATACTGGTTCCAATTATCAGACGGATAAACTGGAAGCCATTATCATGCGTCTGGCCAAAGAGGAAATCTCCAACTTTACAGATGATCCCCTGGAAATGGATGAAGGCTACTTTGAAGCTGAGAAGGTGGACCATGAATCCAGAGAGGAAACCCTGTCGAAGCTCTTTAAGGAAGCCATCTCCAACCTCATTGACTATTCAACACTCAAGATTGAGGATTCCAGGAGATTGGGTGTCCTGCCCATTCACGCGAAAACAGAACATTCTGAACTCAGCGCAGAATATTTCCAGGAGCAGGTTCAACTATCCGTGGCACAAAACAACCAGTTTGTTCTCATCGCCCGCAAAGACCTCCAGGCTGTTCTGGAAGAGCAAAAGTTACAGCTGTCGGGACTTTTGACAGAGGCTCAAACCACCAAGATTGGAGAGCTATTGGGAGCAGAACTCTTGCTTGCAGGTGAACTATATGAGAAAGAAGCTGGTTATGACCTCTTCCTAAAATTACTGCGGGTTGAAACAGCAGAAATACTGGCGGTGACAAAAATTATTATTGATAAGGATCTGGGGCTCTAA